From the Actinopolymorpha singaporensis genome, the window CTCGCCCGTTCCCGCCCAGGCCGGACCCTCCACCAGACCGACCGTCAACCTGGGCCGGCGCGGGTCGACCGCCGGCGAGGAGGAGATGGAGTAGAACCGCGGCCGGATCGGGCCTGCCAGCTCCAGAAACGCCGCGAGCGGCAACTCGACCGCGGGAAAGCGTTCCAGCATGCCGAGCACCGACACCCGCTTGGCGAGGATCTCGTCGGCGTACCGCTGCTGCGCCTCCGGCTCCTCACCGCACAGCGCCTCGATCTCGCGGGTCGTCCAGGGGCAACCGGTGTACCGGAGCAGGGTGCGCAGCTGCGCCCTGGTAGCCACCTCCTGCAGTTCGACGAACTCCGTGAGCAGCAGTTCGGCCGACACCGGTACGTCCACCGGCAGGTGCGTGCGCCGGCCATCCTCCTGGGACAGCCGGACCACCTGGTCGTGGCGTAGGCGCAGCTGACGCATCGCCCAGGCCACCAGCTCGGGATCGTTCTTCGCGAACACCGCCAGGTGGTTTCCGGTCCGGTACGTCATTCCCTCGGGGAGCTCGAGCACCACCGACCGGGCCGCCGGACGCGGCGCCTCCAGGGCGAAGTCCCACAGGCCGGTCGCGTCGCCGACCAGGTCCTCGCTGCTCACGACCGTGAGTGGGACGGCCTGCTCGGACACCACCGCCGGCCGGATGTCGGCCTCGGTGAGCACCTCCAGCCGGTAGCGTGGTCCGTCCGCGGCGCTGGCGTCCGCGCCGTACTCCTGTGCCAGCGCAGTCCACAGCTCACCCAGCCAGGCCTCCGCCATCCCGTCGAAGTCACCGGCCGCGTCGGCCTCACCGCGTGGCACCACCGCGGTCGCACCGGCGGCGAGCAGTCCGGCCTCCACCCGCCTGGGGAACGCCTGGTAGGTCGCCCACTGGGTGTTGCCGGCACCCAGGACGGCGAACCTCAACCCGGCAAGGGAATCCGGCGCCAGCACGCCGTCCTCCAGCAGCCGGTCGAAGCGCTGCGCGTTGTCGGGCGCCTTGCCGTTGTAGCTCGCGGTCACCACCACGAGCAGGCCGTCGGTGGGTATGTCGGCAGCGAGTTCGTCCAGCGTCGTCAGCGTGGTCTCGAACCCGGACTGGCGGGCCCGCTCGGCCACCAGGTGCGCGAGGTCCTCGGTGCTGCCGAGGTTGGAGCCGTACGCCACCCGCAGCGAGACGCCCACCGCCCGCACGTCCAGCGCGGACGCGGCAGCCGCAGCACCGGACTCGCGGGAGTCGCCGGCAGTCGCACCCGGCAACGCCCGCTCGTGCGGTCGGCGCTCCCGTACCCGTACGGTGAAGCCCTCCGGCTTGATTGTCAAGGTCTGCTTGACATGCATGTGATACGAGTGCGGGTCGGACAGCGCGAACTTCTGCAGCAGCAGCGCGAGGGCCAGCCGGGCCTCGGTGAGCGCGAACTGCCGGCCGATGCAGGCCCGCTCGCCGTTCCCGAACGGCTTGTACGCGTGCGGGTGGTGTTCGGCCTTACGTTCGGGCAGCCACCGGTCGATGTCGAACTCGTCCGGTCGCTCCCACGCACCCGGGTGCGTGTGCAGCGGCGCGAGCAGGACGCTGATCTTCTGCCCCTTGGCGACCGGATAGCGCCCGCCGAGCACGGTGTCCTCGTACGCCGTGAGCCCGATACTCGGGATCGGCGACCACAGGCGCAGCGTCTCGTCGAGAACGCGTGGGATGACGTCCAGCCTCATCACCGTCTCGTACGTGGGAACGCTGTCACCCGGCAGCAGCCGGTCGACCTCGGCGTAGGCCTGGGCAAGCACGTGCGGGTTGCGCAGCAGCAGATACAGCGCGAACGACAACAGCCCGCTGGTGGTCTCGTGACCGGCGATGAGGAATGTCAACACCTGGTTGCGGATGTTCTCGTCGCTCAGGCGCTCGCCGGTGGTGGGGTCGGAGGCGTCCAGCATCAGGCCGAGCAGGTCGCTGCCGCCGGTCCGTCCCTCCGCGCGGCGTGCGCGGATGACCTCGTCGACGAGGCTCTGCATGGTCTGGATGTCGTTGCGGTACGCACGCTCCTGCCCCCGGCGCATGCTGGTGACGAACGGCAGTTGCCGCATTCGCATCATCGCCTCGACCAGCGCGTTGCCCATCGCCTGCAGGAACGGGTGGAGTTCCTCTGCTTCGAAGGAGTTGAAGCGGTGGCCGAAGCCGGTGAGGGAGATCGTGTCCAGGGTGAGCCGGGTCATGTCCTCGGCCACCTCGAGGTCGGTGCCCTGCCGGTCGTGCCACTTGCCGAGGAGTTGCTGGGCGACCTCCAGCATCTGCGGGAAGTACGCCTTCATCGAACGCTGACTGAACGCCGGCATCAGGATCCGGTGCGCCTGACCCCAGGCCGGCTCGTCCGACCGGGCGGTGAACAAGCCGTCACCGCCGAAGTCGCGAACGTGGCTGAGCGGCGGGTCGATCGGCTTGTAGAAGCGTGACTCGTCAGACACCTCGGTCACGAGGTCGGGGTCGTAGACGAAGATCACCTGCCGGCCGGCGAACTCCAGCCGGAAGATCCCCTCGGGGTACTCCCGCGCCAGGTCGGCGAAGTGGGCACTCGGTCCGTCGGCAGGCACCTGGAGGGTGTTGCCGAGCACCGGGACGCCGCGCGGGCCGGGTATGGGGAGCAGGTCGGCCATGATCGTCACTTCCTCGTCGGGTCCGGGCCACCCGAGGTGGGGGCAGCCATACACCGTATGACTGGCTACCATACACCGTATGGCTGATACTGTACGAGCCATGGTCACCAGGTCAGGCCGGACGCGGCAGGCGCGACCGGCGCGGAAGGAGCGGAAGGAGCCGCCGCATCTCACGCCCGAGCTCATCCACGCCACGGCGCTCGCGATGGTCGATGCAGACGGCATCGACGGCCTGAGCATGCGCAAGCTCGCCGCGGCCCTGGACGTCAACCCGATGTCGCTGTACCACCACGTGCCCAACAAGGCGGCGCTGCTGCAGGGCATCTCCCGGCTGGCCGTGGCCGACCTGAGGATCGCCTCCGCCGACGACGACACACCGTGGCCGGAGCAGCTGCGCCAGATCGGGCACAGCTTCCGCACGCTCGCCCACCAGCACAGCAAGCTGATCGTCTACCTGCTGGCGCACCCCGGGTTCATCCAGCGCGAGGGGCCACTGTGGGGAGCGCTGTGCCACACGTTGCGGCGCGCCGGTCTCCCCGACGCCGAGGTGGGCCGGATCGGCAACGTGCTGTTGACGTTCGTCTCCGGGTTCGTCCTCGCCGAGATCAACGGCTCACTGGGCGACCTGCTCGACGCAGCGGACGCGGCGGAGATCGACCGCGACTTCGAGGCCGGCCTGGACATCCTCATCGCCGGGCTGGGGTCCGTCCAGCGGATCAGGGCCGAGTAGAGAGCGAGTCATCCGCGCCCGTCCGGCAGGGCGGAGAAGAAATCGCGTAGCGGTGTCCTACGCGCGACGACGACGCGGCCGGGCGGGATGCGGGGGCACGCGAACCGGCCATGATCCGCTGGACCGCCCCTGACCGTGCGCAGCGCCTCACCCGCGACCTGACTCGAGCCGGTGGGCAAGGCGTCTTTGTCTTCGTACGCCCTATCCCGCCGCCAGCGCCGCGGCGAGTTCGTCGTCAGACGGGTCCGGCAGCGGCGGCCGGCCGACGCTGCCCAGGATCTCCCGAACCCGGCGTACGACCGCCGGATCGGCCAGGACCTCCTCGGCCGGGGTGAGCATGCCGAGCAGCCGGACGTGGGCGCGGAAGAGTTCGGGATCGAAGCCGGCCGCCTGACGCAACGAGGTGAGATCGACCCGCCCGTCGGCCCCTTCGACCGCCCCAGCCGCCCACTCCGACTCGGCCGACTCGGCCGACTCGGCCGGCCCAGCCGGCCCAGCCGGCCCAGCCGGCCCAGCCGGCCCAGCTGGTGTACCTCGAAGCTCTCGCCGCAACGCGGCCAGCCGGGCGGCGTCGATCGCCGCCTGGTCGGCGAACCACGGCTCGATCCGGGTCGAGGTCAGCTCGTCCATCACCTTGGTGAGCTCCTCGACCGGGTACTCCCCCACCGCGCCCGCCAGGTGGATCACCTCCTGCAGGGCGAACGCGATCCCGCGGGCGAAGGTCGGGTTGGTGGTGCACAACGAGTCACCGACGGCGAGGATCCCTGACGCGACGGGCGTGCCGTCCACCACCAACCGGCGCAGCGTGTTGTGCAGGTCGCCCATCGGGTAGACGTCGGTCTCCGGGTCCATCACGTCCAGCCAGGCGGCGGCCTGCGGCACGGTGCGCGCGACGGCCGTGAACGCCGCGGGGTCCCGCACCGCCTTGAACGCGCGGTCCTCAGCCGGTGGCACCAGGCACAGCCCCACCGTGTCGTGGTCACAGCCGAACATCGCCAGCATGAACCTCCGCATCGGGAGGTTCACCACCGTCGCCGGCGGGCCGGGCAACGTGGCCGCGGGCCGCAGCCGGTAG encodes:
- a CDS encoding NAD(P)/FAD-dependent oxidoreductase; the encoded protein is MRIAVVGGSLSGLLAATLLGRRGHEVIVLDRDDVAPAGDPEAAAATAFRAGAPQIVQLHVLRPLGRLPVREHLPDVYAGWLDAGVVEHSLVQQMPPTLADRSPRPGDDELAMLLFRRSTIDWVIRRTVAAEPDVTVRSGVRVTGLTATAGDPPRVTGVTTDVGPVGADLVLDASGRRTRIDHWLRGIGARPTEVTAAECGVSYYTRYYRLRPAATLPGPPATVVNLPMRRFMLAMFGCDHDTVGLCLVPPAEDRAFKAVRDPAAFTAVARTVPQAAAWLDVMDPETDVYPMGDLHNTLRRLVVDGTPVASGILAVGDSLCTTNPTFARGIAFALQEVIHLAGAVGEYPVEELTKVMDELTSTRIEPWFADQAAIDAARLAALRRELRGTPAGPAGPAGPAGPAGPAESAESAESEWAAGAVEGADGRVDLTSLRQAAGFDPELFRAHVRLLGMLTPAEEVLADPAVVRRVREILGSVGRPPLPDPSDDELAAALAAG
- a CDS encoding TetR/AcrR family transcriptional regulator — encoded protein: MVTRSGRTRQARPARKERKEPPHLTPELIHATALAMVDADGIDGLSMRKLAAALDVNPMSLYHHVPNKAALLQGISRLAVADLRIASADDDTPWPEQLRQIGHSFRTLAHQHSKLIVYLLAHPGFIQREGPLWGALCHTLRRAGLPDAEVGRIGNVLLTFVSGFVLAEINGSLGDLLDAADAAEIDRDFEAGLDILIAGLGSVQRIRAE
- a CDS encoding bifunctional cytochrome P450/NADPH--P450 reductase, coding for MADLLPIPGPRGVPVLGNTLQVPADGPSAHFADLAREYPEGIFRLEFAGRQVIFVYDPDLVTEVSDESRFYKPIDPPLSHVRDFGGDGLFTARSDEPAWGQAHRILMPAFSQRSMKAYFPQMLEVAQQLLGKWHDRQGTDLEVAEDMTRLTLDTISLTGFGHRFNSFEAEELHPFLQAMGNALVEAMMRMRQLPFVTSMRRGQERAYRNDIQTMQSLVDEVIRARRAEGRTGGSDLLGLMLDASDPTTGERLSDENIRNQVLTFLIAGHETTSGLLSFALYLLLRNPHVLAQAYAEVDRLLPGDSVPTYETVMRLDVIPRVLDETLRLWSPIPSIGLTAYEDTVLGGRYPVAKGQKISVLLAPLHTHPGAWERPDEFDIDRWLPERKAEHHPHAYKPFGNGERACIGRQFALTEARLALALLLQKFALSDPHSYHMHVKQTLTIKPEGFTVRVRERRPHERALPGATAGDSRESGAAAAASALDVRAVGVSLRVAYGSNLGSTEDLAHLVAERARQSGFETTLTTLDELAADIPTDGLLVVVTASYNGKAPDNAQRFDRLLEDGVLAPDSLAGLRFAVLGAGNTQWATYQAFPRRVEAGLLAAGATAVVPRGEADAAGDFDGMAEAWLGELWTALAQEYGADASAADGPRYRLEVLTEADIRPAVVSEQAVPLTVVSSEDLVGDATGLWDFALEAPRPAARSVVLELPEGMTYRTGNHLAVFAKNDPELVAWAMRQLRLRHDQVVRLSQEDGRRTHLPVDVPVSAELLLTEFVELQEVATRAQLRTLLRYTGCPWTTREIEALCGEEPEAQQRYADEILAKRVSVLGMLERFPAVELPLAAFLELAGPIRPRFYSISSSPAVDPRRPRLTVGLVEGPAWAGTGEYRGLCSQYLARLEPGDVIYGYVRTPAPAFEPPADPATPMVLVGPGTGIAPLRGFVEERAALAAAGELVGPALLFYGCRHPEHDWLYGSEFAEWERAGVVTVHSAYSAVPDHPYRFVQDALLAQGDAVWAALAEGGHFYVCGDGARMAPAVRAALLEIFCRNTGEAAAGAEEWLADLERAGRYQQDVFA